One window from the genome of Calditrichota bacterium encodes:
- the deoC gene encoding deoxyribose-phosphate aldolase, with the protein MTKKELARLIDHTNLKPESTTADIKKLCDEALQFGFASVCVNSLFVPFCAEKMKNSRVKVCAVVGFPLGANSVATKVREAEDAIKNGAEEIDMVIAVGKLKEGDDAYVENDIRQVVTAAKNRAHVKVIIETCLLTREEKIRACEIAQRAGAHFVKTSTGFNKAGATAEDVALMRSVVGDSLGVKAAGGIRTFRTALEMVNAGASRIGASASVQIINEIKE; encoded by the coding sequence ATGACAAAAAAGGAATTAGCTCGGTTGATCGATCATACTAATTTGAAGCCGGAGTCCACAACAGCGGATATTAAAAAATTGTGTGATGAAGCTTTGCAATTCGGTTTTGCTTCTGTTTGCGTGAATTCCTTGTTTGTTCCTTTCTGTGCGGAGAAAATGAAAAATTCTCGAGTAAAAGTCTGCGCTGTGGTCGGATTCCCGTTGGGCGCAAACAGCGTCGCGACAAAAGTTCGCGAGGCGGAAGATGCCATCAAGAACGGCGCCGAAGAAATTGACATGGTCATTGCCGTGGGAAAATTGAAAGAGGGGGATGATGCCTACGTAGAAAATGACATCCGGCAAGTTGTAACCGCGGCGAAAAATCGGGCGCATGTGAAAGTAATTATTGAGACCTGTCTGCTGACGCGAGAAGAAAAAATTCGCGCTTGCGAGATCGCGCAAAGGGCCGGCGCTCATTTTGTGAAAACTTCGACAGGATTCAACAAGGCCGGCGCCACCGCCGAAGATGTGGCCTTGATGCGTAGCGTTGTCGGCGACTCCCTGGGCGTGAAAGCCGCCGGCGGAATTCGCACTTTTCGGACGGCGCTGGAAATGGTAAATGCTGGTGCCAGCAGAATCGGCGCCAGCGCGAGCGTGCAGATTATTAATGAAATCAAAGAATAG
- a CDS encoding thymidine phosphorylase has protein sequence MNAKLLIEKKRTGERFSREEINYLIENFVAGDIPDYQIAALLMAIFFQGMSFDEIFWLTDAMLNSGKRLTLDTLHNFPVDKHSTGGVGDKVSLILAPLVAAAGVAVPMMSGRGLGHSGGTLDKLEAIPGFRTALSLEEFVRELEDISVAMIGQTDEIVPADRKIYALRDSTGTVPSLPLIVASIMSKKIAEGAKGLVLDVKTGKGAFLKTQKKSLALAEHLIAIGERFGVQTTAFLTAMDQPLGYAVGNWLETREAIETLKGEGPPDLLEVTLTLSAEMLLHAKIDDNPESAKTRLLELLQSGKPYEKFVELVEYQGGDVSVVENPEKYPQTRHRFIFSSARKGMVEEIDSFKIGVLANELGAGRSKMSDRIDHGAGILFFKKEGDEVEKNEPIAELFFSKALNEEVLKERMNEAITVREKAKEFPPKKMILQYVSSESVPELQTKLPR, from the coding sequence ATGAACGCAAAATTATTAATTGAAAAGAAAAGAACTGGGGAGCGCTTTAGCAGAGAAGAGATCAATTACCTGATTGAAAATTTTGTCGCCGGAGATATCCCGGACTATCAAATCGCCGCGCTGTTGATGGCGATTTTTTTTCAAGGTATGTCTTTTGATGAAATTTTTTGGCTTACTGACGCCATGCTCAATTCAGGAAAAAGACTAACGCTTGATACCTTGCATAATTTCCCGGTCGACAAACACAGCACCGGCGGAGTCGGCGACAAAGTTTCGCTCATTTTGGCGCCATTAGTGGCGGCGGCAGGCGTCGCCGTGCCGATGATGTCAGGTCGCGGACTTGGCCATTCGGGCGGCACGTTGGATAAGTTGGAAGCCATTCCGGGCTTTCGCACCGCTTTGTCTCTGGAAGAATTTGTGCGGGAGTTGGAGGATATTTCCGTTGCCATGATCGGCCAGACCGATGAAATTGTGCCAGCGGACAGGAAAATCTACGCTTTGCGAGACAGCACCGGAACTGTGCCTTCTTTGCCGCTTATTGTCGCCAGTATCATGAGCAAGAAGATCGCCGAAGGCGCCAAGGGTCTGGTCTTGGATGTAAAGACGGGAAAAGGCGCCTTTCTGAAGACTCAGAAAAAAAGTCTTGCCTTAGCGGAACATTTGATTGCCATCGGCGAGCGCTTTGGCGTTCAGACTACGGCGTTTTTAACGGCAATGGATCAGCCGCTTGGCTACGCGGTCGGCAATTGGCTTGAGACCAGAGAGGCGATCGAAACTCTCAAGGGAGAAGGGCCGCCTGATTTGCTGGAAGTTACGCTGACGCTGAGCGCGGAAATGTTGCTTCACGCCAAAATAGACGACAACCCGGAGAGCGCGAAAACGCGCTTGCTTGAGTTGCTCCAAAGCGGAAAACCGTATGAAAAATTTGTGGAATTGGTCGAATATCAGGGCGGCGACGTCTCGGTCGTCGAAAACCCGGAAAAATATCCGCAGACAAGGCATCGTTTCATTTTTTCCAGTGCCAGAAAGGGAATGGTCGAAGAAATTGACTCGTTTAAAATCGGCGTACTGGCGAACGAGTTAGGCGCGGGTAGAAGCAAAATGAGCGACCGCATTGATCACGGGGCGGGCATCTTATTTTTCAAAAAGGAAGGCGATGAAGTGGAGAAGAACGAACCGATCGCTGAATTATTTTTTTCAAAAGCGCTGAACGAAGAAGTCCTGAAAGAAAGAATGAATGAAGCCATCACAGTCAGAG